Proteins from a single region of Meles meles chromosome 10, mMelMel3.1 paternal haplotype, whole genome shotgun sequence:
- the NACAD gene encoding NAC-alpha domain-containing protein 1 isoform X2, with protein sequence MPGEAARTELLLPEVGRPGPRTESSCDVAVATTPRGDRLEHCALTPGPSALALEFLPSKPGARPPPEGASWDAGPGGTPSAWAVPTEGSPSLGSPEAQPAGGPPPTTLEPRIVMGEETRRVPLPSRAALPELRDWEGGHPSLDPPPELCSQGDPPVPCPAPDPDSYFTPPSTPTETTSALLLGPGPCREAREAPAEPGDSPPASPSGSYITADGDSWASSPSCSLSLLAPAEGLDVPSGWGFSPPGSVADEPELPPAGPPGPPSPESSVSADSSSSWGQEGHFFELDFLANDPMIPAALLPFRGSLIVQVEAVEVTPRAPEEEEEVPVPGGDPAGEGEDDSTFASSLQSLSDLSITEGMDEAFAFRDDTSAASSDPDSASYAGADDERLYSEEPHAQPAALLQDTPGEPALTVFVAGAGRATDSQEPGAQVLEAGQASPPPTAPPAPQEAPGLTGESPWAWGEDAGSISGLAPAAVGTAQPRWEDDAALGPESWTSPEEGTLAPGLDSLQNLEEEAGHSPDSEAAALSLQDTGLPSGQAPTATVSPVPQPGDADRTLHHGPDCEATPVSLQDAALSSGQGTPAEARPETPRVDAGCAPGIDPVVTAAQQEGRVTSELRPAPEERDTSCTGGLEPPARDQAQLDGLEPAADAGVPWTSWGTSKPATGALDSPKPATDAVECPGSDTEATNCPKPVMETTECTETATEAPECPPSVTEATECLESATEALEFLEPTSEAPEYPESATEALEHSESALETPEHSDPAMEILECPEPATEAPDHSEPVTEAPECPDPAMEAPEHSEPATETPESPESSMEVPECPQPATEALKHSDPAMEALERPEPATEAPEDPEPETEAPEHSEPATETPECPEPAAGAPEHSEPDPETPECPEPATEAPEHSVPATETPECPEPATEAPEHSEPVTETPECPEPATEAPEHSEPATGAPEDPEPETEAPEHSVPATENPESPEPSTEAPECPQPATEALKHSDPAMEVLECPEPATEAPEHSVPATENPESPEPATEAPECPQPATEALKHSDPAMEVLECPEPATEAPEHSEPVTETPERPEPAAGAPEHSEPDIETPECPELATEAPEHSEPATETPECPEPATEAPEHSEPDTETPECPELATEAPEHSEPATETPECPEPATEAPEHSEPVIETPECPEAATEAPEHSEPVTETPECPEAATEAPEHSEPATETPECPDPATEAPEHSEPVTETPECPETATEAPEHSEPAMEAPEHSEPATESPEHSEPATETLECPEPATEAPELSVPATEAPEAPEPATEAPECSQPATEALKCPKPATENPELSEPATEALEHSEPATGPPQSAMEATDPPKPASIREEVAEGLLAPKQETCASACVFAGDGARPHFPPKENPGGENQGAGGLGGWPVGGPHSARKAPGDSGPEVDLAAHPKVGPTWPQSPAEEGRANPKPRSVAAASETGLASCSESPPRSVARPGRGCPKEPAPTTPAPSWQLEPVLGPGSGVRAQVAPGNPSSSPPQAPESPNRGVPSMTRDRPLGPEPAVPGVPTEAAPCPMAPLTPCPCQGPREDSTEGKEPLGSPGLQPPRAGAQRSVSAFSGTTKPPGAGHRVSLPPHSPLLSPKTAPTGDTHAKDQAWRISPPCQVPPGPRGLPAAEQQDDQDSLEEDSPPRAPGSGQHSDSLGESSAELEEQDLSGVQTAQCPTQAPAGGSSEETVAKAKQSRSEKKARKAMSKLGLRQIQGVTRITIQKSKNILFVIAKPDVFKSPASDTYVVFGEAKIEDLSQQVHRAAAEKFKVPTEPSALVPESAPGPLVRPECEEEEEEEEEEVDEAGLELRDIELVMAQANVSRARAVRALRDNQSDIVNAIMELTM encoded by the exons ATGCCCGGGGAGGCTGCCCGCACGGAGCTGCTGCTGCCGGAGGTGGGCAGGCCCGGGCCCCGCACAG AGTCGTCCTGTGATGTGGCCGTGGCCACCACCCCAAGAGGGGACCGGCTGGAGCACTGTGCCCTGACCCCTGGACCCAGCGCCCTGGCCCTGGAGTTTCTGCCCAGCAAGCCAGGCGCCCGGCCCCCGCCCGAGGGAGCCAGCTGGGATGCAGGCCCGGGTGGCACCCCCTCGGCCTGGGCAGTCCCCACAGAAGGCAGTCCCAGCCTGGGTTCCCCCGAGGCCCAGCCTGCTGGCGGCCCTCCCCCAACCACCCTGGAGCCCCGGATAGTGATGGGCGAGGAGACCCGCCGGGTGCCCCTGCCGTCCAGGGCAGCCCTTCCAGAGCTCAGGGACTGGGAAGGTGGGCACCCCAGCCTGGACCCACCCCCCGAGTTGTGTTCTCAGGGTGACCCTCCTGTGCCTtgccctgccccagaccctgACTCCTACTTCACACCACCCTCCACTCCCACCGAGACCACCTCTGCCCTGCTCCTTGGCCCTGGGCCCTGCAGGGAGGCCCGGGAGGCCCCGGCTGAGCCAGGGGACTCGCCGCCCGCCTCGCCATCGGGCTCCTACATCACGGCAGATGGGGACAGCTGGGCCTCGTCCCCATCCTGCTCCCTGAGCCTGCTGGCCCCGGCCGAAGGGCTGGACGTCCCCTCAGGCTGGGGCTTTTCCCCACCGGGCTCTGTGGCCGATGAGCCGGAGCTGCCTCCCGCGGGGCCCCCGGGCCCCCCATCCCCGGAATCCAGCGTCTCGGCCGATAGCAGCTCTTCCTGGGGCCAAGAGGGCCACTTCTTTGAGCTGGACTTCCTGGCCAACGACCCCATGATCCCTGCCGCCCTCCTGCCCTTCCGAGGCAGCCTCATCGTGCAGGTGGAGGCGGTGGAGGTGACGCCCAGAGcccctgaggaggaggaggaggtcccTGTCCCTGGAGGGGACCCAGCCGGGGAAGGCGAGGATGACAGCACGTTCGCCTCctccctgcagtccctgtctgACCTCTCCATCACCGAGGGCATGGACGAGGCCTTCGCCTTCCGGGACGACACCTCGGCGGCCTCGTCCGACCCCGACTCGGCCTCCTATGCGGGGGCAGATGACGAGAGGCTGTACAGCGAGGAGCCCCACGCACAGCCCGCCGCCCTGCTCCAGGACACCCCCGGCGAGCCCGCTCTCACCGTCTTCGTGGCGGGGGCCGGCCGAGCCACCGATAGCCAGGAGCCGGGCGCCCAGGTCCTGGAGGCCGGCcaggcctcccctcctcccacagcgCCTCCTGCCCCGCAGGAAGCCCCGGGCCTCACCGGGGAGAGCCCCTGGGCCTGGGGGGAGGACGCGGGCTCCATCTCCGGTCTGGCGCCTGCTGCCGTGGGCACGGCTCAGCCCCGATGGGAGGATGATGCAGCCTTAGGCCCAGAGTCTTGGACCTCCCCGGAAGAGGGAACCCTCGCTCCAGGCCTAGACTCCCTGCAGAAcctagaggaagaagcaggccacAGCCCTGACTCTGAGGCCGCAGCTCTGTCCCTGCAGGACACCGGCCTCCCCTCAGGCCAGGCGCCCACCGCCACAGTCAGCCCTGTGCCCCAGCCAGGGGATGCGGACAGGACCTTACACCATGGCCCCGACTGTGAGGCCACACCTGTGTCCCTGCAGGATGCAGCCCTCTCCTCAGGCCAAGGGACCCCTGCCGAGGCCAGGCCTGAGACCCCGCGGGTAGATGCAGGCTGCGCGCCAGGGATTGACCCTGTGGTCACTGCAGCCCAGCAGGAAGGACGAGTGACCTCGGAACTGAGGCCAGCACCTGAAGAGAGGGACACAAGCTGCACAGGAGGCCTGGAGCCTCCAGCCCGGGACCAGGCCCAGCTGGATGGACTGGAGCCAGCTGCAGACGCCGGGGTGCCCTGGACCTCATGGGGCACCTCCAAGCCTGCCACGGGGGCCCTAGACTCCCCCAA GCCTGCCACAGATGCCGTGGAATGCCCTGGCTCTGACACAGAAGCCACAAATTGCCCCAAGCCTGTCATGGAGACCACAGAATGCACAGAGACTGCCACAGAGGCCCCGGAATGTCCACCATCTGTCACAGAGGCTACAGAATGCCTGGAGTCTGCCACAGAGGCCCTGGAATTCCTTGAGCCCACCTCAGAGGCCCCAGAATACCCTGAGTCTGCCACAGAGGCCCTAGAACATTCTGAGTCTGCCCTGGAGACCCCGGAACATTCTGACCCTGCCATGGAGATCCTGGAATGCCCAGAGCCTGCCACGGAGGCCCCAGACCATTCTGAACCTGTCACGGAAGCCCCGGAATGCCCAGACCCTGCCATGGAGGCCCCGGAACATTCTGAGCCTGCCACGGAAACTCCAGAAAGCCCAGAGTCTTCCATGGAGGTCCCAGAATGCCCACAGCCTGCCACGGAGGCTCTGAAACATTCTGACCCTGCCATGGAGGCCCTGGAACGCCCAGAGCCTGCCACGGAGGCCCCAGAAGACCCAGAGCCTGAAACGGAGGCCCCAGAACATTCTGAGCCTGCCACGGAGACTCCGGAATGCCCAGAGCCTGCCGCGGGGGCCCCAGAACATTCTGAGCCTGACCCTGAGACTCCGGAATGCCCAGAGCCGGCCACGGAGGCCCCAGAACATTCTGTGCCTGCCACAGAGACCCCGGAATGCCCAGAGCCTGCCACAGAGGCCCCAGAACATTCTGAGCCTGTCACGGAGACTCCAGAATGCCCAGAGCCTGCCACGGAGGCCCCAGAACATTCTGAGCCTGCCACGGGGGCCCCAGAAGACCCAGAGCCTGAAACGGAGGCCCCAGAACATTCTGTGCCTGccacagagaacccagaaagccCAGAGCCTTCCACGGAGGCCCCAGAATGCCCACAGCCTGCCACGGAGGCTCTGAAACATTCTGACCCTGCCATGGAGGTCCTGGAATGCCCAGAGCCTGCCACGGAGGCCCCAGAACATTCTGTGCCTGccacagagaacccagaaagccCAGAGCCTGCCACGGAGGCCCCAGAATGCCCACAGCCTGCCACGGAGGCTCTGAAACATTCTGACCCTGCCATGGAGGTCCTGGAATGCCCAGAGCCTGCCACGGAGGCCCCAGAACATTCTGAGCCTGTCACGGAGACTCCAGAACGCCCAGAGCCTGCCGCGGGGGCCCCAGAACATTCTGAGCCTGACATTGAGACTCCGGAATGCCCAGAGCTGGCCACGGAGGCTCCAGAACATTCTGAGCCTGCCACGGAGACCCCAGAATGCCCAGAGCCTGCCACGGAGGCCCCAGAACATTCTGAGCCTGACACTGAGACTCCGGAATGCCCAGAGCTGGCCACGGAGGCTCCAGAACATTCTGAGCCTGCCACGGAGACCCCAGAATGCCCAGAGCCTGCCACGGAGGCCCCAGAACATTCTGAGCCTGTCATAGAGACTCCAGAATGCCCAGAGGCTGCCACGGAGGCCCCAGAACATTCTGAGCCTGTCACGGAGACTCCAGAATGCCCAGAGGCTGCCACGGAGGCCCCAGAACATTCTGAGCCTGCCACAGAGACCCCAGAATGCCCAGATCCTGCCACGGAGGCCCCAGAACATTCCGAGCCTGTCACGGAGACTCCAGAATGCCCAGAGACTGCCACGGAGGCCCCAGAACATTCTGAGCCTGCCATGGAGGCCCCAGAACATTCTGAGCCTGCCACAGAGTCCCCAGAACATTCTGAGCCTGCCACGGAGACCCTAGAATGCCCAGAGCCTGCCACTGAGGCCCCAGAACTTTCTGTGCCTGCCACGGAAGCCCCAGAAGCCCCAGAACCTGCCACGGAGGCCCCAGAATGCTCACAGCCTGCCACAGAGGCCCTCAAATGCCCCAAGCCTGCCACGGAAAATCCAGAACTTTCTGAGCCTGCCACAGAGGCCCTAGAACACTCAGAGCCTGCCACAGGTCCCCCTCAGTCTGCCATGGAGGCGACAGACCCACCCAAGCCTGCCTCCATTAGAGAGGAAGTAGCTGAGGGTCTGTTGGCACCTAAGCAGGAAACCTGTGCCAGTGCCTGTGTTTTTGCTGGTGATGGAGCCAGGCCCCATTTTCCTCCAAAGGAGAACCCAGGGGGTGAGAATCAGGGGGCTGGAGGCCTCGGTGGATGGCCTGTGGGTGGACCCCACAGTGCTAGGAAGGCTCCTGGGGATAGTGGCCCAGAGGTAGATCTTGCTGCTCACCCCAAGGTCGGCCCCACatggccccagagcccagcagaggagggaagagccAACCCCAAGCCCCGTTCTGTTGCTGCGGCCTCAGAAACTGGGCTGGCTTCCTGCTCTGAGTCTCCCCCAAGGTCTGTGGCCAGGCCTGGCAGGGGCTGCCCCAAAGAGCCTGCCCCCACCACTCCAGCACCCTCTTGGCAGCTGGAGCCCGTGCTGGGCCCAGGCAGTGGAGTGAGGGCTCAAGTAGCCCCCGGAAACCCCAGCTCGTCCCCACCACAAGCCCCCGAAAGCCCTAACAGGGGCGTGCCCAGCATGACCCGAGACAGGCCCCTCGGCCCAGAGCCCGCGGTTCCTGGGGTCCCCACAGAGGCAGCCCCGTGCCCCATGgcacccctcaccccctgcccttGTCAGGGACCCAGGGAAGACTCGACGGAGGGCAAGGAGCCCCTGGGCTCCCCAGGCCTCCAGCCGCCACGGGCAGGAGCCCAGCGGTCAGTGTCTGCCTTCTCAGGAACCACAAAACCTCCTGGGGCTGGGCATCGAGTCAGCCTCCCGCCCCACTCCCCCCTCCTCAGCCCCAAAACAGCCCCCACGGGGGACACCCATGCCAAAGACCAGGCCTGGCGGATCTCGCCCCCCTGCCAAGTGCCTCCTGGCCCTCGAGGGCTCCCAGCCGCCGAGCAGCAGGACGACCAGGACAGCCTGGAGGAAG acTCGCCCCCGAGGGCTCCGGGATCCGGCCAGCACTCAGACAGCCTCGGGGAGTCGTCGGCGGAGCTGGAGGAGCAGGACCTCTCGGGAGTGCAGACGGCACAGTGCCCAACCCAG GCCCCCGCAGGCGGCAGCAGCGAGGAGACGGTGGCCAAAGCTAAGCAGAGTCGCAGTGAGAAGAAAGCCCGAAAG GCGATGTCCAAGCTGGGCCTGCGGCAAATCCAAGGGGTCACCAGGATCACCATCCAGAAATCCAAGAACATCCTGTTTGTCATCGCCAAGCCTGATGTCTTCAAGAGCCCAGCCTCGGACACCTACGTGGTCTTCGGCGAGGCCAAG ATCGAGGACCTGTCCCAGCAAGTGCACAGAGCTGCTGCTGAGAAGTTCAAAGTGCCCACGGAGCCGTCCGCCCTGGTCCCAGAGTCTGCGCCTGGGCCGCTGGTGAGGCCTGagtgtgaggaggaggaggaggaagaggaggaggag GTGGATGAGGCAGGACTGGAGCTCCGTGACATTGAGCTAGTGATGGCGCAGGCCAACGTGTCGAGGGCCAGGGCCGTGCGGGCCCTGAGGGACAACCAGAGTGACATCGTCAACGCCATCATG GAGCTCACCATGTAG
- the NACAD gene encoding NAC-alpha domain-containing protein 1 isoform X4 produces MPGEAARTELLLPEVGRPGPRTESSCDVAVATTPRGDRLEHCALTPGPSALALEFLPSKPGARPPPEGASWDAGPGGTPSAWAVPTEGSPSLGSPEAQPAGGPPPTTLEPRIVMGEETRRVPLPSRAALPELRDWEGGHPSLDPPPELCSQGDPPVPCPAPDPDSYFTPPSTPTETTSALLLGPGPCREAREAPAEPGDSPPASPSGSYITADGDSWASSPSCSLSLLAPAEGLDVPSGWGFSPPGSVADEPELPPAGPPGPPSPESSVSADSSSSWGQEGHFFELDFLANDPMIPAALLPFRGSLIVQVEAVEVTPRAPEEEEEVPVPGGDPAGEGEDDSTFASSLQSLSDLSITEGMDEAFAFRDDTSAASSDPDSASYAGADDERLYSEEPHAQPAALLQDTPGEPALTVFVAGAGRATDSQEPGAQVLEAGQASPPPTAPPAPQEAPGLTGESPWAWGEDAGSISGLAPAAVGTAQPRWEDDAALGPESWTSPEEGTLAPGLDSLQNLEEEAGHSPDSEAAALSLQDTGLPSGQAPTATVSPVPQPGDADRTLHHGPDCEATPVSLQDAALSSGQGTPAEARPETPRVDAGCAPGIDPVVTAAQQEGRVTSELRPAPEERDTSCTGGLEPPARDQAQLDGLEPAADAGVPWTSWGTSKPATGALDSPKPATEATDPLEALQHPRPATDAVECPGSDTEATNCPKPVMETTECTETATEAPECPPSVTEATECLESATEALEFLEPTSEAPEYPESATEALEHSESALETPEHSDPAMEILECPEPATEAPDHSEPVTEAPECPDPAMEAPEHSEPATETPESPESSMEVPECPQPATEALKHSDPAMEALERPEPATEAPEDPEPETEAPEHSEPATETPECPEPAAGAPEHSEPDPETPECPEPATEAPEHSVPATENPESPEPSTEAPECPQPATEALKHSDPAMEVLECPEPATEAPEHSVPATENPESPEPATEAPECPQPATEALKHSDPAMEVLECPEPATEAPEHSEPVTETPERPEPAAGAPEHSEPDIETPECPELATEAPEHSEPATETPECPEPATEAPEHSEPDTETPECPELATEAPEHSEPATETPECPEPATEAPEHSEPVIETPECPEAATEAPEHSEPVTETPECPEAATEAPEHSEPATETPECPDPATEAPEHSEPVTETPECPETATEAPEHSEPAMEAPEHSEPATESPEHSEPATETLECPEPATEAPELSVPATEAPEAPEPATEAPECSQPATEALKCPKPATENPELSEPATEALEHSEPATGPPQSAMEATDPPKPASIREEVAEGLLAPKQETCASACVFAGDGARPHFPPKENPGGENQGAGGLGGWPVGGPHSARKAPGDSGPEVDLAAHPKVGPTWPQSPAEEGRANPKPRSVAAASETGLASCSESPPRSVARPGRGCPKEPAPTTPAPSWQLEPVLGPGSGVRAQVAPGNPSSSPPQAPESPNRGVPSMTRDRPLGPEPAVPGVPTEAAPCPMAPLTPCPCQGPREDSTEGKEPLGSPGLQPPRAGAQRSVSAFSGTTKPPGAGHRVSLPPHSPLLSPKTAPTGDTHAKDQAWRISPPCQVPPGPRGLPAAEQQDDQDSLEEDSPPRAPGSGQHSDSLGESSAELEEQDLSGVQTAQCPTQAPAGGSSEETVAKAKQSRSEKKARKAMSKLGLRQIQGVTRITIQKSKNILFVIAKPDVFKSPASDTYVVFGEAKIEDLSQQVHRAAAEKFKVPTEPSALVPESAPGPLVRPECEEEEEEEEEEVDEAGLELRDIELVMAQANVSRARAVRALRDNQSDIVNAIMELTM; encoded by the exons ATGCCCGGGGAGGCTGCCCGCACGGAGCTGCTGCTGCCGGAGGTGGGCAGGCCCGGGCCCCGCACAG AGTCGTCCTGTGATGTGGCCGTGGCCACCACCCCAAGAGGGGACCGGCTGGAGCACTGTGCCCTGACCCCTGGACCCAGCGCCCTGGCCCTGGAGTTTCTGCCCAGCAAGCCAGGCGCCCGGCCCCCGCCCGAGGGAGCCAGCTGGGATGCAGGCCCGGGTGGCACCCCCTCGGCCTGGGCAGTCCCCACAGAAGGCAGTCCCAGCCTGGGTTCCCCCGAGGCCCAGCCTGCTGGCGGCCCTCCCCCAACCACCCTGGAGCCCCGGATAGTGATGGGCGAGGAGACCCGCCGGGTGCCCCTGCCGTCCAGGGCAGCCCTTCCAGAGCTCAGGGACTGGGAAGGTGGGCACCCCAGCCTGGACCCACCCCCCGAGTTGTGTTCTCAGGGTGACCCTCCTGTGCCTtgccctgccccagaccctgACTCCTACTTCACACCACCCTCCACTCCCACCGAGACCACCTCTGCCCTGCTCCTTGGCCCTGGGCCCTGCAGGGAGGCCCGGGAGGCCCCGGCTGAGCCAGGGGACTCGCCGCCCGCCTCGCCATCGGGCTCCTACATCACGGCAGATGGGGACAGCTGGGCCTCGTCCCCATCCTGCTCCCTGAGCCTGCTGGCCCCGGCCGAAGGGCTGGACGTCCCCTCAGGCTGGGGCTTTTCCCCACCGGGCTCTGTGGCCGATGAGCCGGAGCTGCCTCCCGCGGGGCCCCCGGGCCCCCCATCCCCGGAATCCAGCGTCTCGGCCGATAGCAGCTCTTCCTGGGGCCAAGAGGGCCACTTCTTTGAGCTGGACTTCCTGGCCAACGACCCCATGATCCCTGCCGCCCTCCTGCCCTTCCGAGGCAGCCTCATCGTGCAGGTGGAGGCGGTGGAGGTGACGCCCAGAGcccctgaggaggaggaggaggtcccTGTCCCTGGAGGGGACCCAGCCGGGGAAGGCGAGGATGACAGCACGTTCGCCTCctccctgcagtccctgtctgACCTCTCCATCACCGAGGGCATGGACGAGGCCTTCGCCTTCCGGGACGACACCTCGGCGGCCTCGTCCGACCCCGACTCGGCCTCCTATGCGGGGGCAGATGACGAGAGGCTGTACAGCGAGGAGCCCCACGCACAGCCCGCCGCCCTGCTCCAGGACACCCCCGGCGAGCCCGCTCTCACCGTCTTCGTGGCGGGGGCCGGCCGAGCCACCGATAGCCAGGAGCCGGGCGCCCAGGTCCTGGAGGCCGGCcaggcctcccctcctcccacagcgCCTCCTGCCCCGCAGGAAGCCCCGGGCCTCACCGGGGAGAGCCCCTGGGCCTGGGGGGAGGACGCGGGCTCCATCTCCGGTCTGGCGCCTGCTGCCGTGGGCACGGCTCAGCCCCGATGGGAGGATGATGCAGCCTTAGGCCCAGAGTCTTGGACCTCCCCGGAAGAGGGAACCCTCGCTCCAGGCCTAGACTCCCTGCAGAAcctagaggaagaagcaggccacAGCCCTGACTCTGAGGCCGCAGCTCTGTCCCTGCAGGACACCGGCCTCCCCTCAGGCCAGGCGCCCACCGCCACAGTCAGCCCTGTGCCCCAGCCAGGGGATGCGGACAGGACCTTACACCATGGCCCCGACTGTGAGGCCACACCTGTGTCCCTGCAGGATGCAGCCCTCTCCTCAGGCCAAGGGACCCCTGCCGAGGCCAGGCCTGAGACCCCGCGGGTAGATGCAGGCTGCGCGCCAGGGATTGACCCTGTGGTCACTGCAGCCCAGCAGGAAGGACGAGTGACCTCGGAACTGAGGCCAGCACCTGAAGAGAGGGACACAAGCTGCACAGGAGGCCTGGAGCCTCCAGCCCGGGACCAGGCCCAGCTGGATGGACTGGAGCCAGCTGCAGACGCCGGGGTGCCCTGGACCTCATGGGGCACCTCCAAGCCTGCCACGGGGGCCCTAGACTCCCCCAAGCCTGCCACAGAGGCCACAGACCCCCTTGAGGCCCTGCAACACCCCAGGCCTGCCACAGATGCCGTGGAATGCCCTGGCTCTGACACAGAAGCCACAAATTGCCCCAAGCCTGTCATGGAGACCACAGAATGCACAGAGACTGCCACAGAGGCCCCGGAATGTCCACCATCTGTCACAGAGGCTACAGAATGCCTGGAGTCTGCCACAGAGGCCCTGGAATTCCTTGAGCCCACCTCAGAGGCCCCAGAATACCCTGAGTCTGCCACAGAGGCCCTAGAACATTCTGAGTCTGCCCTGGAGACCCCGGAACATTCTGACCCTGCCATGGAGATCCTGGAATGCCCAGAGCCTGCCACGGAGGCCCCAGACCATTCTGAACCTGTCACGGAAGCCCCGGAATGCCCAGACCCTGCCATGGAGGCCCCGGAACATTCTGAGCCTGCCACGGAAACTCCAGAAAGCCCAGAGTCTTCCATGGAGGTCCCAGAATGCCCACAGCCTGCCACGGAGGCTCTGAAACATTCTGACCCTGCCATGGAGGCCCTGGAACGCCCAGAGCCTGCCACGGAGGCCCCAGAAGACCCAGAGCCTGAAACGGAGGCCCCAGAACATTCTGAGCCTGCCACGGAGACTCCGGAATGCCCAGAGCCTGCCGCGGGGGCCCCAGAACATTCTGAGCCTGACCCTGAGACTCCGGAATGCCCAGAGCCGGCCACGGAG GCCCCAGAACATTCTGTGCCTGccacagagaacccagaaagccCAGAGCCTTCCACGGAGGCCCCAGAATGCCCACAGCCTGCCACGGAGGCTCTGAAACATTCTGACCCTGCCATGGAGGTCCTGGAATGCCCAGAGCCTGCCACGGAGGCCCCAGAACATTCTGTGCCTGccacagagaacccagaaagccCAGAGCCTGCCACGGAGGCCCCAGAATGCCCACAGCCTGCCACGGAGGCTCTGAAACATTCTGACCCTGCCATGGAGGTCCTGGAATGCCCAGAGCCTGCCACGGAGGCCCCAGAACATTCTGAGCCTGTCACGGAGACTCCAGAACGCCCAGAGCCTGCCGCGGGGGCCCCAGAACATTCTGAGCCTGACATTGAGACTCCGGAATGCCCAGAGCTGGCCACGGAGGCTCCAGAACATTCTGAGCCTGCCACGGAGACCCCAGAATGCCCAGAGCCTGCCACGGAGGCCCCAGAACATTCTGAGCCTGACACTGAGACTCCGGAATGCCCAGAGCTGGCCACGGAGGCTCCAGAACATTCTGAGCCTGCCACGGAGACCCCAGAATGCCCAGAGCCTGCCACGGAGGCCCCAGAACATTCTGAGCCTGTCATAGAGACTCCAGAATGCCCAGAGGCTGCCACGGAGGCCCCAGAACATTCTGAGCCTGTCACGGAGACTCCAGAATGCCCAGAGGCTGCCACGGAGGCCCCAGAACATTCTGAGCCTGCCACAGAGACCCCAGAATGCCCAGATCCTGCCACGGAGGCCCCAGAACATTCCGAGCCTGTCACGGAGACTCCAGAATGCCCAGAGACTGCCACGGAGGCCCCAGAACATTCTGAGCCTGCCATGGAGGCCCCAGAACATTCTGAGCCTGCCACAGAGTCCCCAGAACATTCTGAGCCTGCCACGGAGACCCTAGAATGCCCAGAGCCTGCCACTGAGGCCCCAGAACTTTCTGTGCCTGCCACGGAAGCCCCAGAAGCCCCAGAACCTGCCACGGAGGCCCCAGAATGCTCACAGCCTGCCACAGAGGCCCTCAAATGCCCCAAGCCTGCCACGGAAAATCCAGAACTTTCTGAGCCTGCCACAGAGGCCCTAGAACACTCAGAGCCTGCCACAGGTCCCCCTCAGTCTGCCATGGAGGCGACAGACCCACCCAAGCCTGCCTCCATTAGAGAGGAAGTAGCTGAGGGTCTGTTGGCACCTAAGCAGGAAACCTGTGCCAGTGCCTGTGTTTTTGCTGGTGATGGAGCCAGGCCCCATTTTCCTCCAAAGGAGAACCCAGGGGGTGAGAATCAGGGGGCTGGAGGCCTCGGTGGATGGCCTGTGGGTGGACCCCACAGTGCTAGGAAGGCTCCTGGGGATAGTGGCCCAGAGGTAGATCTTGCTGCTCACCCCAAGGTCGGCCCCACatggccccagagcccagcagaggagggaagagccAACCCCAAGCCCCGTTCTGTTGCTGCGGCCTCAGAAACTGGGCTGGCTTCCTGCTCTGAGTCTCCCCCAAGGTCTGTGGCCAGGCCTGGCAGGGGCTGCCCCAAAGAGCCTGCCCCCACCACTCCAGCACCCTCTTGGCAGCTGGAGCCCGTGCTGGGCCCAGGCAGTGGAGTGAGGGCTCAAGTAGCCCCCGGAAACCCCAGCTCGTCCCCACCACAAGCCCCCGAAAGCCCTAACAGGGGCGTGCCCAGCATGACCCGAGACAGGCCCCTCGGCCCAGAGCCCGCGGTTCCTGGGGTCCCCACAGAGGCAGCCCCGTGCCCCATGgcacccctcaccccctgcccttGTCAGGGACCCAGGGAAGACTCGACGGAGGGCAAGGAGCCCCTGGGCTCCCCAGGCCTCCAGCCGCCACGGGCAGGAGCCCAGCGGTCAGTGTCTGCCTTCTCAGGAACCACAAAACCTCCTGGGGCTGGGCATCGAGTCAGCCTCCCGCCCCACTCCCCCCTCCTCAGCCCCAAAACAGCCCCCACGGGGGACACCCATGCCAAAGACCAGGCCTGGCGGATCTCGCCCCCCTGCCAAGTGCCTCCTGGCCCTCGAGGGCTCCCAGCCGCCGAGCAGCAGGACGACCAGGACAGCCTGGAGGAAG acTCGCCCCCGAGGGCTCCGGGATCCGGCCAGCACTCAGACAGCCTCGGGGAGTCGTCGGCGGAGCTGGAGGAGCAGGACCTCTCGGGAGTGCAGACGGCACAGTGCCCAACCCAG GCCCCCGCAGGCGGCAGCAGCGAGGAGACGGTGGCCAAAGCTAAGCAGAGTCGCAGTGAGAAGAAAGCCCGAAAG GCGATGTCCAAGCTGGGCCTGCGGCAAATCCAAGGGGTCACCAGGATCACCATCCAGAAATCCAAGAACATCCTGTTTGTCATCGCCAAGCCTGATGTCTTCAAGAGCCCAGCCTCGGACACCTACGTGGTCTTCGGCGAGGCCAAG ATCGAGGACCTGTCCCAGCAAGTGCACAGAGCTGCTGCTGAGAAGTTCAAAGTGCCCACGGAGCCGTCCGCCCTGGTCCCAGAGTCTGCGCCTGGGCCGCTGGTGAGGCCTGagtgtgaggaggaggaggaggaagaggaggaggag GTGGATGAGGCAGGACTGGAGCTCCGTGACATTGAGCTAGTGATGGCGCAGGCCAACGTGTCGAGGGCCAGGGCCGTGCGGGCCCTGAGGGACAACCAGAGTGACATCGTCAACGCCATCATG GAGCTCACCATGTAG